The DNA segment GGCGAATCACAAAAAAGGGTGTCAGGCACCATGTAAAATTTTCACAATGGTGCCTGACACCTTTTATTTTGAAGCTTCTCCCCGGTGAATGACCATTCGTTCTTTGCCTAAGATAAAGATAAACAAGAACGCCAGACCTGCTGGTACCAATGCCCATGTAAAGGTATGGACAATCGAGCTGGAAAGAGCATCTGTAATTTTATCAAGAATCTGTTGAGGGATCATCTTTCGCCCTTCTTCTGATAATAACGCCCGTGAATCCCCGAACGCTCCACCCTTCGGCATCGGTCCCATCCCTGCAAAGGCTTTTTCGAGAGCGTCTGTAAAATCATTTCGTTGAATCGTGCCAAAAATGGTAATCCCAATCGTCATGCCTAGGGAACGAATAAAGTTACTTGTTGAAGTCGCTGAGCCCCTTTGCTCCATGCCAAATGGATGAATCGCCGCCATACTCAACACCGAAAACGAGAAGCCCACTCCCAGTCCGATGACAATCATGTACACCGTTAATATCGCCCGGCTGGTTTCTGGAGTAATCGTACTTAACAGCAAAAATCCACCTATCAGAATAGCCGCCGACAAAAACATGATATTTCGGTAGCTCATTTTCGTCGTCAAAAACCCTCCTACTTGCGCGGTCACCACCGACCCAAGCATCATCGGTAATAAAATCAACCCCGAATTCGTTGCACTGCCTCCATACACTCCTTGGACAAAAATCGGTATGTATACCGTTCCGGCCATAAAAGCTGCCCCATAAAACAGACCGACAATCGTACTTCCAGCAAACAACCGGTTTTTAAACATCGAAAATGAAATGATTGGATCCTTTGCCTTTGTCTCAGCAAATAAAAAGACGACAAACAAAATTGCAAATCCTGCAAATAAGCTTAAAATAATCACTGAATCCCAGTCATATTTCTGTCCACCTAGCTCTAGAGCGAACATTAAGCAGACGACTCCGCTGACCAATGTCACCGCTCCCCACCAGTCAATCGTTTGCTTTTGATGAATCGGTGACTCTTTGTAAGCCATCACGATAAAAATCAAGGATAAAATTCCAAGCGGCATGTTAATATAGAAAATCCAATGCCAGCTGATATGATCCGTAATATACGCCCCTAGCAACGGTCCAAAAATGCTCGATAGACCAAAGACCGCTCCAAATAATCCGCCCATCTTCCCGCGTTTTTCAGGTGGAAAGAGATCAAACATAATCGTAAAGGCAATAGGCACAAGTGCGCCGCCGCCAATTCCTTGGATCGCCCGGTAAATACTTAATTGTGTAATCGTTTCGGCTGTACCACATAAAGCGGATCCTGCCATAAACAAAATAAGCCCAAAAATAAAGAACCGCTTCCGTCCGTACATGTCAGACAATTTCCCGAAGATCGGCATCCCCGCCATCTCTGCTACCATATAGGCAGAAACAACCCAAACGAAGCTTTCCAGTCCACCGAGGTCACCAACAATTGTCCCCATCGCGGTCACAACAATGGTATTATCCATTGACGCCATTAAAATACCTAATAATAATCCTGCGACTACTAAACCTAATTTACTATCTTTTGCTGTCATCCCCTATCCCCCTCTAAACCTTCGTTTTTGTTTTTATAGTGGCGCTAGGGTCATGTACCAAATCGTCTCTATACTCCACCAAACCGATGTCACATCCAGGACCGATTTTCACAATATTTCCCCGAACGATTGCTGCTTTTGTGTTTTCTAAGTACACCTCATCGCCTTCGATGACTTTTGCATCGAGAAAACCCGCTCTCTTTGAGAGTGGAATATTGGTGAATGGTATAAACCAGGATCCTCTTTTTACCGAAATCTTCCCGCCGCCAATTTCCTCCGCTGTGCTCTCACCAAAGCTCAGTAGAATTTTAACGGTGTCGGCAGAGAGCAACCCCTTAATCTCAAAGCCGCCGCTCGAGTCAAATTTCTCATACGCGACATCACCTTTTACAGAGATACTTCCTTTAATAACGGCTGACTCGCCAATTAATCGGTCATCCGTCTCTAACAAGCCAAAAATCTTCATTTTTTTCAAATGTGCCTTCCCGCCCACGGTCATTGTGCCCATAACGAGTGCTTCCTCTGCCTCCATCGATCCTTTGACCTCTGCTTCACCCAAGATTTTAGCAGAGCGTGTTTTCACATTTTCGCACGCCTCACTTGTTCCATATACATGAAAGCTGG comes from the Neobacillus sp. PS2-9 genome and includes:
- a CDS encoding MDR family MFS transporter, producing the protein MTAKDSKLGLVVAGLLLGILMASMDNTIVVTAMGTIVGDLGGLESFVWVVSAYMVAEMAGMPIFGKLSDMYGRKRFFIFGLILFMAGSALCGTAETITQLSIYRAIQGIGGGALVPIAFTIMFDLFPPEKRGKMGGLFGAVFGLSSIFGPLLGAYITDHISWHWIFYINMPLGILSLIFIVMAYKESPIHQKQTIDWWGAVTLVSGVVCLMFALELGGQKYDWDSVIILSLFAGFAILFVVFLFAETKAKDPIISFSMFKNRLFAGSTIVGLFYGAAFMAGTVYIPIFVQGVYGGSATNSGLILLPMMLGSVVTAQVGGFLTTKMSYRNIMFLSAAILIGGFLLLSTITPETSRAILTVYMIVIGLGVGFSFSVLSMAAIHPFGMEQRGSATSTSNFIRSLGMTIGITIFGTIQRNDFTDALEKAFAGMGPMPKGGAFGDSRALLSEEGRKMIPQQILDKITDALSSSIVHTFTWALVPAGLAFLFIFILGKERMVIHRGEASK
- a CDS encoding cytoplasmic protein; this translates as MEKTSNLIINGSGSYPGGQYRKISIRGEGTIVNNVDCSSFHVYGTSEACENVKTRSAKILGEAEVKGSMEAEEALVMGTMTVGGKAHLKKMKIFGLLETDDRLIGESAVIKGSISVKGDVAYEKFDSSGGFEIKGLLSADTVKILLSFGESTAEEIGGGKISVKRGSWFIPFTNIPLSKRAGFLDAKVIEGDEVYLENTKAAIVRGNIVKIGPGCDIGLVEYRDDLVHDPSATIKTKTKV